The following proteins are encoded in a genomic region of Hippocampus zosterae strain Florida chromosome 2, ASM2543408v3, whole genome shotgun sequence:
- the igfbp5a gene encoding insulin-like growth factor-binding protein 5a, producing MLLSVSLLALPLLCVTSCGASYVPCEPCDQKARSMCPPVPVGCQVVKEPGCGCCLTCALEDGQSCGVYTGPCTRGLRCLPKNGEEKPLHALLHGRGVCRNEKLYKLLQPSKGKESMMPQTKVPIYGRDHISSRKAQAMKQAKDRKKQLARVGPNSNLNFPLHGPENLEPEFGPCRRRLDHLIQSMKDTSRVLALSLYIPNCDKKGFFKRKQCKPSRGRRRGICWCVDRFGAKVPGINYAGGDLQCKDLDSSSNRNE from the exons ATGCTGCTGAGCGTGTCCCTCTTGGCGCTCCCCTTGCTGTGCGTCACAAGCTGCGGCGCGTCGTACGTGCCGTGCGAGCCCTGTGACCAAAAGGCCCGCTCCATGTGCCCGCCGGTGCCGGTGGGCTGCCAGGTGGTGAAGGAGCCCGGCTGCGGCTGCTGCCTGACGTGCGCGCTTGAGGACGGCCAGTCTTGCGGCGTGTACACGGGGCCGTGCACTCGCGGGCTGCGATGCCTTCCCAAAAACGGCGAGGAGAAGCCTCTGCACGCCCTCTTGCACGGCCGGGGTGTGTGCAGAAACGAGAAGTTGTACAAACTGCTGCAGCCTTCGAAAGGCAAAG AGTCCATGATGCCCCAAACCAAGGTGCCCATTTACGGACGGGACCACATTAGCAGTCGGAAGGCCCAGGCGATGAAGCAGGCTAAGGACCGTAAAAAGCAGCTGGCACGGGTGGGACCCAACAGCAACTTGAACTTCCCTCTGCATGGCCCGGAGAATCTGGAACCTGAATTT GGGCCCTGCCGGAGACGTCTGGATCACCTGATTCAAAGCATGAAGGACACATCACGGGTCTTGGCTCTGTCTTTGTACATCCCCAACTGCGACAAAAAAGGGTTCTTCAAGCGCAAACAG TGCAAGCCATCCCGCGGGCGCAGGAGGGGGATCTGCTGGTGTGTGGATCGCTTCGGTGCCAAGGTCCCTGGCATAAACTACGCTGGTGGTGACTTGCAGTGCAAAGACTTGGACAGCAGCAGCAACCGGAATGAGTGA